From Nitrosopumilus sp. b3, the proteins below share one genomic window:
- a CDS encoding AAA family ATPase, which translates to MRLRKFRVRAYRCIHDSGEITVGDLAAFVGRNESGKTTILQALTLLNRDEVVSELDLCDEMDDELKNEIRLAEGEFDLNQHERDLIKEKFPSLPEIKKIKLVRTNRRPDVQYEFEDIELSEDESQGINSWENFSRQILGFFDTIPNHLRIQIDTKFFEGPVPKNQETFDSGMAEFSNQFHVIAIQEPKVIEEWEKIYENPENQFSNLLSGESIKTALENFIASDLHPRFVYFSDYKKIYGNINLNEFLREERGERADSIEYIEEFDKAETVRNLFYLAELDMKELDEVKESPSQCIKLLNAASNRLTKKLNPAWKGDPIHVDLRYNPGNIMSVVISDVHKDGTITNTGLLNRRAEGFKWTFSFIVNFAAETQRAELKEALLLLDEPARNLHPTQQMGISDLLKNLAGSNQVLYATHSPFMIFDYTPGNLLVVELDKRKHLSRIFYDYWNADDKTLTPILYGLSRGQVESIVDREIGTNSRPIIIVETMSDAMYLNAFDKFLQDPNISMNPLNVVAAYNKNSVLPLAIFYRNHGYRTFVLLDNSEESKQISAQLVSNEFSSIQTIFFEREGKKLESIEDYIALEDYLHPVNQTYEIKLRREGFSNLTPEEVISKEGKGVLEKLKKIWQDHREDDWGEFDNEEITRYICEKIALEDTGFLTDKTKDQFRSLYRLIAERIRQYQNIASKPDPSKFQKAKA; encoded by the coding sequence ATGCGACTTAGAAAATTCAGAGTTAGAGCATATCGTTGTATTCATGATTCTGGAGAGATTACAGTAGGGGATCTAGCTGCCTTTGTAGGTAGAAATGAAAGTGGTAAAACAACCATACTTCAGGCATTAACCTTGCTAAACAGAGACGAGGTAGTATCAGAATTGGATCTATGTGATGAAATGGATGATGAATTAAAAAATGAGATAAGATTAGCAGAGGGAGAATTTGATCTAAACCAGCATGAGAGAGATTTGATTAAAGAAAAATTCCCAAGTTTGCCAGAAATTAAAAAAATTAAATTGGTCAGAACAAACAGAAGACCAGATGTTCAATACGAATTTGAAGATATTGAACTTAGTGAAGATGAAAGTCAAGGAATCAATTCATGGGAAAATTTCTCAAGACAAATTTTAGGATTTTTTGATACAATTCCAAACCATCTAAGAATACAAATCGATACGAAATTTTTTGAAGGACCAGTTCCAAAGAATCAAGAAACTTTTGATAGTGGGATGGCAGAATTCAGTAATCAGTTTCATGTAATTGCAATTCAGGAACCAAAAGTTATTGAAGAATGGGAAAAAATCTATGAAAATCCAGAAAACCAATTTTCAAATTTACTTAGTGGTGAAAGCATAAAAACAGCCTTGGAAAATTTCATAGCATCGGATTTACATCCAAGATTTGTATATTTTTCAGATTACAAAAAAATCTATGGCAACATCAATCTTAATGAATTTCTCAGGGAAGAAAGAGGAGAAAGAGCAGATTCAATTGAATATATTGAAGAATTTGATAAAGCAGAGACTGTAAGAAATCTATTTTATCTTGCTGAACTTGACATGAAAGAACTAGACGAAGTAAAAGAAAGCCCTTCACAATGTATCAAACTTTTAAATGCTGCAAGTAATAGATTGACCAAAAAACTAAATCCTGCATGGAAGGGTGACCCAATCCACGTAGATTTAAGATACAATCCAGGAAACATTATGAGTGTAGTAATTTCAGATGTCCATAAAGACGGAACAATAACAAACACAGGGTTACTAAATAGAAGAGCAGAAGGATTCAAATGGACATTTTCATTTATCGTAAACTTTGCAGCTGAAACTCAAAGGGCTGAATTAAAAGAAGCATTATTGCTTTTAGATGAGCCTGCTAGAAATCTTCATCCGACTCAGCAAATGGGAATTTCTGATTTGCTAAAAAATTTAGCGGGTTCAAATCAAGTTCTATATGCAACACATTCTCCATTTATGATATTTGATTATACACCTGGTAACTTGCTAGTAGTTGAATTAGATAAAAGAAAACATCTCAGTAGGATCTTTTATGATTATTGGAATGCAGATGATAAAACATTAACACCAATTTTGTATGGATTATCTAGAGGACAGGTAGAATCCATTGTAGATAGAGAAATTGGAACCAATTCCAGACCAATAATAATTGTGGAGACAATGTCAGATGCTATGTATCTTAATGCATTTGACAAATTTTTACAAGATCCAAATATTTCAATGAATCCTCTTAATGTTGTAGCAGCTTATAACAAAAATTCAGTTTTACCATTGGCAATTTTTTACAGAAATCACGGATACAGAACATTTGTGCTTTTAGATAATTCAGAAGAATCAAAGCAAATTTCGGCTCAACTAGTATCAAATGAGTTTTCATCCATTCAGACCATATTCTTTGAAAGAGAAGGAAAGAAGCTAGAATCAATTGAAGACTATATTGCACTAGAGGATTATCTGCATCCAGTCAATCAGACTTATGAAATAAAGTTAAGGCGTGAAGGGTTTTCAAATCTTACTCCTGAGGAAGTCATATCAAAAGAAGGTAAAGGAGTTTTGGAGAAGTTGAAAAAAATATGGCAGGACCACAGGGAAGATGATTGGGGAGAATTTGATAACGAAGAGATCACTAGATACATTTGTGAAAAGATAGCCCTTGAAGATACTGGTTTTCTTACAGACAAAACAAAGGATCAGTTTAGATCATTGTACAGATTAATTGCTGAAAGAATCAGACAATATCAAAATATTGCATCCAAGCCTGACCCATCTAAATTTCAAAAGGCCAAAGCTTAA
- a CDS encoding adenine phosphoribosyltransferase, translating into MNLKDKIAEYPNFPKKGILFRDFSPILKDPSALSEIADEFSKYFHTKDIDVFAGIESRGFILACILASRYKKGMMMIRKAGKLPGKTVKLSYTIEYGKDTIEIQKDIIEKGQKVLICDDLLATGGTAKASAKLIEKVGGKITGFAFIIELTDLNGIKGISNYNCKSLVKY; encoded by the coding sequence ATGAATTTAAAAGACAAAATAGCAGAATACCCAAATTTTCCTAAAAAAGGAATTTTATTTAGAGATTTTAGTCCAATTTTGAAGGATCCTTCAGCATTATCTGAAATTGCAGATGAGTTTTCTAAGTATTTTCATACTAAAGATATCGATGTATTTGCAGGAATCGAATCACGTGGATTCATTCTTGCATGCATTTTAGCGTCTAGATACAAAAAAGGAATGATGATGATTAGAAAAGCAGGAAAATTACCTGGAAAGACTGTAAAGTTGTCGTACACTATTGAATATGGGAAGGACACAATTGAAATTCAAAAAGACATTATTGAGAAAGGGCAAAAAGTGTTGATTTGTGATGATTTACTTGCTACAGGAGGAACAGCAAAAGCTTCTGCAAAACTTATTGAAAAGGTGGGTGGTAAAATTACCGGTTTTGCATTCATCATAGAGTTAACAGACCTTAATGGAATCAAAGGAATAAGCAATTACAATTGCAAGTCACTGGTGAAGTATTAA
- a CDS encoding S-methyl-5'-thioadenosine phosphorylase: MEKDVEIGIFGGTGIYDSGLLKDAQEIDIDTPYGKPSDTITVGIFNGRKIAFLPRHGKKHSIPPHMINFRANIWAFKELGITRIIAPSAVGSLKEELEPGHFVLPSQFIDFTKSRKGSFSEEGRVIHISVADPFCPELQSSIIKVTEKQDLKMHKDCTYVCIEGPRFSTKAESKFYRTTGADIIGMTLVPECQLAREAQMCYASISTVTDYDVWAEKPVTAKEVLETLSKNVEKTKEVLTKLIDQIPKTRSCSCAKALEEAEF; encoded by the coding sequence ATGGAAAAGGATGTAGAAATTGGAATTTTTGGAGGGACGGGGATTTATGATTCAGGGTTACTCAAAGATGCACAAGAGATTGATATCGATACACCATACGGAAAGCCATCAGATACTATCACTGTAGGAATTTTTAATGGACGGAAGATTGCTTTTCTCCCAAGACATGGGAAAAAACATTCTATTCCTCCCCACATGATTAATTTTAGAGCAAATATTTGGGCTTTTAAAGAATTAGGCATTACAAGAATTATTGCGCCATCTGCAGTTGGAAGTCTTAAAGAAGAATTAGAGCCAGGACATTTTGTTTTACCATCACAATTTATAGATTTTACAAAATCAAGAAAAGGATCATTTTCTGAAGAAGGAAGAGTGATACACATTTCAGTTGCAGACCCATTTTGTCCAGAATTGCAGTCATCCATTATCAAAGTAACAGAAAAACAAGATTTGAAAATGCATAAAGATTGCACTTATGTCTGCATTGAAGGTCCAAGATTTTCAACCAAAGCAGAATCAAAATTTTATAGAACAACAGGTGCAGACATTATTGGAATGACATTAGTTCCTGAATGCCAGTTAGCTCGTGAAGCACAAATGTGTTATGCGTCAATTTCAACAGTAACAGATTATGATGTATGGGCAGAAAAACCTGTTACAGCTAAAGAAGTTTTAGAGACCTTATCAAAAAATGTAGAAAAAACAAAGGAAGTGTTAACAAAATTAATTGATCAAATTCCTAAAACTAGAAGCTGCTCGTGTGCTAAGGCGTTAGAGGAAGCAGAATTTTAG
- a CDS encoding biofilm-associated protein: MNKSSMRGIILSIVILLSITFAVIPSYAQEIDVSSIALEETTILELKNEQDQDINTFRIWVGSDYSFQSFKTEKGWVGEKTPQGVIVFTSSEPIKKGESVKFGVKTDKVSSGINWKALDDKDKQIDTGKALPKELSKVVKNPDNVQVEENSGFSISEESIFRIVPEKPNVGSSIRVTGDKFGASQEFDFYINSKKIGNFVTDKDGHFMTSMKIPEDQKADRADFIIKDKEGEEKKISIRIGEIENRIPEENIKLTIQGIPNVVHRGDLLEIFGTGSPGKGVSLTINSPDGEVIRTRTAEIDSKGNWMIEPLIVPLDRPFGKYTGVLSDGKTNKSVSWTIESDKVIIITPTSLKFEPGETITFNGTALPNKPIELTLEDPLGKEVFSDIFEIDESGEVEFEYPTLQSTAEGTYTLIATQEKNKELIFVGLGQLPSIPVNIEFDKLSYKSTETATITVSGKASEIVSLLIIDPADKPKGDTVSIQLQPDGRGSHSLDLDGYASGVYSAVVSKGSAKSTEIFAVGLQVGSGEIDINTTKTEYHPGDPILILGNTSPNVILTISLWNPDEKQIKERESFSDKNGKISEESFRIPSDAKTGTWKIHAKSGSNFDTVELDVLAVTQEGMIVTIVDNPDTYLGKSKNIQIFGASQTVAIEILSSEGIVIENLSIPASKAGEINLPWFVPSETEPGTYTIKVSDAFNSAETTFEIN, encoded by the coding sequence ATGAACAAGTCCTCAATGAGAGGAATCATCCTTTCAATTGTAATTTTACTTTCAATCACATTTGCAGTAATTCCATCTTATGCTCAAGAAATTGATGTTTCAAGTATAGCTCTTGAAGAGACCACAATACTTGAATTAAAAAATGAACAGGACCAAGACATCAATACGTTTAGGATTTGGGTTGGTAGTGATTATAGTTTCCAATCTTTTAAAACTGAAAAAGGATGGGTAGGGGAAAAAACACCACAGGGAGTTATAGTGTTCACATCATCTGAGCCAATCAAAAAAGGAGAATCTGTCAAATTTGGTGTTAAAACAGACAAAGTAAGTTCCGGAATTAATTGGAAGGCATTAGATGACAAAGATAAACAGATTGACACGGGTAAAGCATTACCAAAAGAATTATCAAAAGTGGTTAAAAATCCAGACAATGTTCAAGTTGAAGAAAATTCAGGTTTCAGCATTTCTGAAGAGTCAATATTTAGAATAGTTCCAGAAAAACCAAATGTTGGTTCATCAATTAGAGTTACAGGAGATAAATTCGGAGCATCTCAAGAATTTGATTTCTATATCAATTCAAAAAAGATTGGAAATTTTGTGACAGATAAAGATGGTCACTTTATGACTTCAATGAAAATTCCAGAAGATCAAAAAGCTGACAGGGCAGATTTTATCATAAAGGACAAAGAAGGTGAAGAAAAGAAAATTAGTATTAGAATAGGTGAGATTGAAAACAGAATTCCCGAAGAGAATATCAAACTAACAATTCAAGGTATTCCAAACGTTGTACATAGAGGAGATCTACTAGAAATTTTCGGAACAGGTTCCCCAGGAAAGGGAGTTTCATTGACTATAAACTCACCAGATGGAGAAGTTATCAGGACTAGAACGGCAGAGATTGACAGTAAAGGAAACTGGATGATCGAACCACTTATTGTTCCACTAGATAGACCATTTGGTAAATATACCGGAGTTCTTTCAGATGGTAAAACAAACAAATCAGTTAGCTGGACAATAGAATCAGACAAAGTAATTATTATCACTCCTACAAGTTTGAAATTTGAACCAGGTGAAACTATAACGTTTAACGGAACAGCATTGCCAAACAAACCAATAGAGTTAACACTTGAGGATCCTCTTGGGAAAGAAGTATTTTCAGACATTTTTGAAATTGATGAGTCAGGTGAAGTAGAATTTGAATATCCAACTCTTCAGAGTACAGCAGAAGGAACATACACGTTAATTGCGACACAAGAAAAGAATAAAGAATTAATTTTTGTAGGACTTGGGCAATTACCCTCAATTCCGGTAAATATTGAATTTGATAAATTAAGTTACAAATCTACTGAAACTGCAACCATTACAGTTTCAGGTAAGGCATCAGAGATTGTATCATTATTAATAATTGATCCTGCAGATAAACCAAAAGGAGACACAGTATCTATCCAGCTGCAGCCAGATGGCAGAGGTTCTCATTCATTGGATCTTGATGGATACGCTTCAGGGGTATACTCAGCAGTTGTTAGTAAAGGAAGTGCTAAAAGTACAGAGATTTTTGCAGTGGGATTACAAGTAGGATCAGGCGAAATTGACATCAATACAACAAAAACAGAATATCATCCAGGAGATCCAATTTTAATTTTAGGCAACACCAGTCCAAACGTCATTCTAACTATTTCTTTGTGGAATCCAGATGAAAAACAGATCAAGGAAAGAGAATCATTCTCAGATAAAAACGGTAAGATTTCTGAAGAATCATTTAGAATACCTTCTGATGCTAAAACAGGAACATGGAAGATTCATGCAAAAAGCGGTTCAAACTTTGACACTGTAGAACTTGATGTTCTTGCAGTAACACAAGAAGGAATGATAGTAACAATTGTCGATAATCCAGATACTTATTTAGGAAAATCAAAAAATATTCAAATTTTTGGAGCATCACAAACTGTTGCAATAGAAATTCTTTCATCTGAAGGAATAGTGATTGAAAACTTGTCAATCCCCGCATCAAAAGCAGGGGAAATCAATCTCCCATGGTTTGTTCCTTCAGAAACCGAACCTGGAACATATACAATCAAAGTTTCAGATGCATTCAATTCTGCTGAAACTACTTTTGAAATAAACTAG